The following are encoded together in the Acidicapsa ligni genome:
- a CDS encoding GIY-YIG nuclease family protein translates to MPPREYHFWIYILSSRSRNLYIGITNNLVRRTSTHRENIPETHTAHYEIHRLVYFEYFRYIRSAIAREKSLKHWTANKR, encoded by the coding sequence ATGCCACCCCGCGAGTATCATTTCTGGATTTACATCCTCTCCAGTCGCTCGCGAAATCTCTACATAGGAATAACCAACAACCTCGTTCGCAGAACCTCCACACACCGCGAAAACATCCCAGAAACCCACACCGCCCATTACGAAATCCATCGCCTAGTCTACTTCGAATACTTCCGCTACATACGCAGCGCCATAGCCCGCGAAAAGTCCCTCAAACATTGGACCGCGAACAAAAGATAA
- a CDS encoding NHL repeat-containing protein: protein MPKSPKNVLLPTVPVIESVSPAASLPGGEVELRGQSLGPRGTTLPAVSVDGLAARISLSRPERIAFHVPENASDGLIEVRNSHGASNIVPLRIARELSDGLHPVTSPVVSRSGMTFATISGTRGKQTPVSIVRISPDGLGTPFASGILNPTGLAFDPDGDLYVTSRAEGTVYRIDQSGDSTVYAEGMGVATGAAFDADGNLFVGDRSGTIFKIAPQQSGNARQTFVHSTLEPSVAAYHLAIGADGTLYVTAPSLSSNDCIWAIDRDGATSAWYRGLGRPQGLALDADGNVYVAASLHGQRGLVRITPQGNAEVVLAGNGLVGVAFSPLGTAVLATNDTIYSVDLGVEGLRLF, encoded by the coding sequence ATGCCTAAGTCTCCCAAAAACGTTCTGCTTCCAACGGTTCCGGTAATAGAGAGCGTCTCGCCCGCAGCCAGCCTCCCAGGCGGAGAAGTCGAACTGCGCGGCCAGTCTCTCGGTCCACGCGGCACCACCCTGCCCGCTGTCTCCGTCGACGGTCTGGCGGCGCGCATCTCACTCAGCCGCCCCGAACGCATCGCCTTCCACGTCCCCGAAAACGCATCGGACGGCCTCATCGAAGTTCGCAACTCTCACGGAGCAAGCAACATCGTCCCGCTCCGCATCGCCCGCGAACTCTCCGACGGTCTTCACCCCGTCACCAGCCCCGTCGTCAGCCGCTCCGGCATGACCTTCGCCACCATCTCCGGCACTCGCGGCAAACAAACCCCCGTCTCCATCGTGCGCATCAGCCCGGACGGCCTCGGAACCCCTTTCGCCAGCGGCATCCTCAACCCCACCGGCCTCGCCTTCGATCCCGACGGTGATCTCTACGTCACCTCCCGCGCCGAGGGCACCGTCTACCGCATCGATCAAAGCGGCGATTCCACCGTCTACGCTGAAGGCATGGGCGTAGCCACCGGCGCGGCCTTCGACGCAGACGGCAACCTCTTCGTCGGCGATCGCAGTGGCACTATCTTCAAAATCGCGCCCCAGCAATCAGGCAATGCCCGCCAGACCTTCGTTCACTCCACACTCGAACCAAGTGTCGCCGCCTATCATCTGGCCATCGGCGCAGACGGCACCCTCTACGTCACCGCCCCCTCGCTTTCATCCAATGACTGCATCTGGGCCATTGACCGCGACGGCGCAACCTCCGCCTGGTATCGTGGCCTCGGCCGTCCCCAGGGACTGGCCCTCGATGCAGACGGCAATGTCTACGTCGCTGCATCCCTGCACGGCCAGCGCGGACTCGTCCGCATCACACCGCAGGGCAATGCGGAAGTGGTGCTCGCCGGCAACGGTCTCGTCGGCGTAGCCTTCTCGCCTCTCGGCACTGCCGTCCTCGCTACCAACGACACCATCTACAGCGTCGACCTCGGAGTGGAGGGGCTGCGACTCTTCTAA
- a CDS encoding phosphatidylglycerophosphatase A family protein, whose protein sequence is MSEPAESKALGVQPGKKTLWAWTVATFFGAGLGKPGPGTWGSVATVLIWTAIAIGLHPSQQLLLSLTLAGIVLSVALGVPAATIAARESGRKDPGFVVIDEVAGQAITLLAIPLAGAIPNWENILLALLLFRIFDITKPVPVRQLEKLPEGWGIVFDDVAAGLYAGAVLLLAIHWLK, encoded by the coding sequence ATGAGTGAGCCCGCCGAGAGCAAAGCTCTTGGAGTCCAACCCGGGAAAAAGACCCTCTGGGCCTGGACCGTCGCCACCTTCTTCGGCGCTGGCCTCGGCAAACCCGGCCCCGGCACCTGGGGCTCCGTCGCCACAGTCCTCATCTGGACAGCAATCGCCATCGGCCTCCACCCGTCGCAGCAGCTTCTACTCAGCCTCACCCTCGCCGGAATCGTCCTCTCCGTCGCCCTGGGAGTCCCGGCAGCCACCATCGCCGCCCGCGAAAGCGGCCGCAAAGACCCCGGCTTCGTCGTCATCGATGAGGTTGCCGGCCAAGCCATAACCCTGCTCGCCATCCCCCTGGCAGGCGCAATCCCAAATTGGGAAAATATCCTCCTCGCCCTGCTCCTCTTCCGCATCTTCGACATCACCAAACCCGTTCCGGTCCGTCAGTTGGAAAAACTTCCTGAAGGCTGGGGCATCGTTTTCGACGACGTGGCTGCCGGACTGTATGCTGGGGCTGTACTATTACTCGCGATCCATTGGCTCAAATAA
- a CDS encoding DNA gyrase inhibitor YacG, with translation MAKTKKIKSLHCPTCKTLVLATGEDFPFCSDRCRKIDLGKWAMGVYKISSPALDPDLLEELEGSEMNPKTDRDRYE, from the coding sequence ATGGCAAAAACAAAGAAAATCAAATCCCTCCACTGCCCCACCTGCAAGACGCTGGTCCTCGCCACCGGCGAAGACTTCCCCTTCTGCAGTGACCGCTGCCGCAAGATCGATCTAGGCAAGTGGGCAATGGGCGTTTACAAAATCAGCTCTCCAGCCCTCGATCCCGATCTCCTTGAAGAACTCGAAGGCTCAGAGATGAATCCGAAAACCGACCGTGACCGCTATGAGTGA
- a CDS encoding competence/damage-inducible protein A codes for MKSEIIAVGSELLTPFRQDTNSLYLTEQLNAIGADVTFKTIVGDRLRDLVNAVQVALGRADIVAVMGGLGPTEDDLSREAVAQALGLSIRRDGSLVVALAARFASRRMAMTDNNLKQADIIEGAVVLPNANGTAVGLWLDTQFAGHRKLVMMVPGPPNECKPLFANECIPRLRAILPVRHIAKRILKATMIPESTADALLAPIYTTYKDVDTTILAGHAEIQLQLFCAKPTLEAAQQRVDELASRLEEVLDQHLFASSDEKLEQIVLYYLEMKQETLAVAESCTGGLMSQRITSISGSSRSFLGGAIVYSNELKTAFAGVPPELIEAHGAVSAEVAEALAQGIRQRTGASLGVGITGIAGPSGGTEEKPVGLVYIALSDAQKTESLECNFRGDRDRIRLWASQQALDLVRRRLM; via the coding sequence ATGAAAAGCGAAATCATCGCCGTAGGATCCGAACTCCTGACCCCTTTCCGCCAGGACACCAACTCGCTCTACCTCACCGAACAGCTCAACGCCATCGGCGCAGATGTCACCTTCAAAACCATCGTCGGTGACCGTCTTCGCGATCTCGTCAACGCGGTGCAGGTAGCCCTCGGACGTGCCGACATCGTAGCCGTCATGGGCGGCCTCGGACCCACCGAAGACGACCTCAGCCGTGAAGCCGTCGCCCAGGCCCTCGGCCTCAGCATCCGCCGCGACGGATCGCTCGTCGTCGCCCTCGCCGCCCGCTTCGCATCCCGCCGCATGGCCATGACCGACAACAACCTCAAGCAGGCTGACATCATCGAGGGTGCAGTGGTCCTGCCCAATGCCAATGGCACCGCGGTCGGCCTCTGGCTGGATACGCAATTCGCCGGTCATCGCAAACTCGTCATGATGGTCCCTGGCCCACCCAACGAATGCAAACCGCTCTTCGCCAATGAATGCATCCCGCGCCTGCGCGCCATCCTGCCCGTCCGCCACATCGCCAAACGCATTCTCAAAGCAACCATGATTCCGGAGTCGACCGCCGACGCGCTGCTCGCACCGATCTACACAACGTACAAGGATGTCGACACCACCATCCTCGCCGGACATGCCGAGATTCAGCTCCAGCTCTTCTGCGCCAAGCCCACCCTTGAAGCAGCCCAGCAGCGCGTAGATGAACTAGCCAGCCGCCTCGAAGAAGTCCTGGATCAGCATCTCTTCGCCTCATCCGACGAAAAACTGGAGCAGATCGTCCTTTACTACCTTGAGATGAAGCAGGAAACTCTCGCCGTAGCCGAAAGCTGCACCGGCGGCCTCATGTCGCAGCGCATTACCAGCATCAGCGGCAGTTCGCGCTCCTTCCTGGGCGGCGCAATCGTCTATTCCAATGAACTGAAAACCGCCTTCGCCGGAGTTCCCCCGGAACTCATAGAAGCCCACGGAGCCGTCAGCGCAGAAGTAGCCGAAGCCCTGGCCCAGGGTATCCGCCAGCGCACCGGAGCCAGCCTCGGAGTAGGCATCACCGGCATAGCTGGCCCCAGCGGCGGCACCGAAGAAAAACCAGTAGGCCTCGTCTACATAGCCCTGAGCGACGCCCAAAAAACCGAGTCTCTCGAATGCAACTTCCGCGGCGACCGCGACCGAATTCGCCTATGGGCCAGTCAGCAAGCCCTGGACCTGGTGCGACGCCGCCTCATGTAG
- a CDS encoding ABC transporter permease, translating into MGMLNRFFLRAVHFATWRRSEEQGYGRLREEMESHLAEQTEENIRAGMIPELARREARLKFGAMEAVRESYHAEKGLPFLESLLTDIRYSLRVLRKSPAFTVVALITLMLGIGANVVVFGVLNAVLLHPLEVSEPESLYQLRHTAWMKGRLLTTSYPAFEDFRRRNTTFAGMAGINGYSHAQLNWRNAVMNVSGDEVTGNYFDLLGVQPEVGRLFHAADEHGPDSAPYVVLSDGLWRSVFHADPGVAGTMVELGKQPYTVVGVAAAEFHGTERFGWPDYWIPMVNEEQMSGADYLHSRASIAVTVIGRLRPGVTPQQATDNLNTISAELAKEYPETDDGQALRLIHPGLLGDDGDVIRGFLLSVTVLALLVLAAACANLASLFAARAADRGREMALRVALGSSRRRLVRQLLTEAVLVSLAGGAAGLVGAYLLLGALNRWDSPYGHLEVSVDARVYLAGLALTLGSALLFGMVPARQVWGSSPLQMMKSGAFGQLDAMHLRRFALRDVLLGVQIAICTLLVTASLVAVRGMLRELHAPMGFRPQGAMLVNMDLDGDLDGDLNDELVVEKEKAILEAAGSIPGVTAVGAVSRTPMTGGMHGVPIFRPGTTEFKIDNSVLAPYVFPMSPGYLEAAGTRLLRGRDVSWHDTANAPDVAVVNETFARKMWGKDAPGGMAAEMAAIGQRFIVAGRLTEVVGVVEDGKYHDMQESSQAVVYLPLTQSEQGEMVFVVRSLRTPREMAAILQRTLSGIAPNVPITVQSWSDSLQGELFPARAAAVALGVMGLLAAMLAVTGIFGMAAYSVSRRMKELGIRVALGARRMHVMSAAVGRPMVLLGVGSVVGLLSGGFASRLLGQIVYQANPLDPVVVGGVVLTMALLGVVAAAIPARRALGVDPSRLMRED; encoded by the coding sequence ATGGGGATGCTGAATCGGTTCTTCCTGCGCGCTGTTCACTTCGCGACTTGGCGGCGTAGCGAGGAGCAGGGTTACGGGCGGTTGAGAGAAGAAATGGAATCGCATCTTGCGGAGCAGACGGAAGAGAATATCCGCGCTGGCATGATTCCGGAGCTAGCGCGTCGAGAGGCTCGTTTAAAGTTTGGTGCGATGGAGGCGGTTCGCGAGAGCTATCACGCGGAGAAGGGGCTGCCATTTCTGGAGAGCCTGCTCACGGACATTCGTTACTCGCTGCGAGTGCTGCGGAAGTCTCCTGCGTTTACGGTTGTGGCTTTGATCACGCTGATGCTGGGGATTGGGGCGAACGTTGTCGTCTTCGGTGTGTTGAATGCGGTGCTGCTGCATCCGCTGGAGGTGAGTGAGCCGGAGAGTTTGTATCAATTGCGCCATACGGCGTGGATGAAGGGACGGCTGCTGACTACGTCGTATCCGGCGTTTGAGGATTTCAGGCGGCGCAATACGACCTTCGCTGGAATGGCTGGGATCAACGGATATTCTCATGCGCAGTTGAACTGGCGTAACGCGGTGATGAACGTATCCGGCGATGAGGTCACGGGCAACTATTTCGATCTGCTGGGCGTGCAGCCGGAGGTGGGAAGGTTGTTCCACGCGGCGGATGAGCATGGGCCGGATTCAGCGCCGTATGTGGTGTTGAGCGATGGTCTGTGGCGAAGCGTTTTTCACGCCGATCCGGGTGTAGCCGGGACGATGGTGGAGTTGGGTAAGCAGCCGTATACGGTGGTGGGCGTGGCGGCGGCGGAGTTCCACGGTACGGAGCGGTTTGGATGGCCGGATTACTGGATACCGATGGTGAACGAGGAGCAGATGAGTGGGGCGGATTATCTGCATAGCCGGGCATCTATCGCGGTTACGGTGATTGGAAGGCTGAGGCCGGGTGTGACGCCGCAGCAGGCGACAGACAATCTCAATACGATTTCTGCGGAGCTGGCGAAAGAGTATCCGGAGACCGACGATGGGCAGGCGCTACGGCTGATTCATCCGGGTCTGCTTGGGGATGATGGGGATGTCATTCGTGGGTTTCTTTTGAGCGTGACGGTGCTGGCCCTGTTGGTGCTGGCGGCGGCCTGTGCGAACCTGGCGAGTCTGTTTGCGGCGCGTGCGGCGGATCGTGGCCGGGAGATGGCGCTTCGTGTGGCGCTTGGATCGAGCCGGCGAAGGCTGGTGAGACAACTGTTGACCGAGGCTGTACTGGTATCGCTGGCGGGCGGCGCAGCGGGGCTGGTGGGGGCGTATCTGCTGTTGGGTGCGTTGAACCGATGGGATTCTCCCTATGGCCACCTGGAAGTCAGTGTGGATGCGCGGGTGTACCTGGCGGGGCTGGCTTTGACGCTGGGAAGCGCGCTGTTGTTTGGGATGGTTCCAGCGCGGCAGGTGTGGGGGAGCAGTCCGTTGCAGATGATGAAGAGCGGAGCATTTGGGCAACTGGATGCAATGCATCTGCGCCGGTTTGCTTTGCGGGATGTTTTGCTTGGGGTGCAGATTGCTATCTGCACGCTGCTGGTAACGGCGTCTCTGGTGGCGGTGCGGGGCATGTTGCGTGAGTTGCATGCTCCGATGGGTTTTAGGCCGCAGGGGGCGATGCTGGTGAATATGGATCTGGATGGTGATCTCGATGGCGACCTCAATGACGAACTGGTTGTGGAGAAGGAGAAAGCGATCCTTGAGGCGGCTGGGAGCATTCCGGGAGTGACGGCGGTGGGTGCGGTGAGCCGTACTCCGATGACGGGCGGGATGCATGGGGTTCCGATTTTCAGGCCGGGAACGACGGAGTTCAAGATCGATAATTCGGTGCTGGCGCCGTATGTTTTTCCGATGTCGCCGGGATACCTGGAGGCTGCTGGAACGCGGCTGCTGCGTGGGCGGGATGTTTCGTGGCACGACACGGCGAATGCGCCGGATGTGGCGGTTGTGAACGAGACATTTGCTCGGAAGATGTGGGGGAAAGACGCGCCGGGAGGCATGGCTGCAGAGATGGCGGCAATCGGGCAGCGCTTTATCGTGGCGGGCAGGCTGACGGAGGTGGTTGGCGTGGTGGAGGACGGGAAATACCACGACATGCAGGAATCTTCGCAGGCTGTTGTGTATCTGCCCCTGACGCAGAGTGAGCAGGGCGAGATGGTTTTTGTGGTGAGATCGCTGCGGACGCCGAGGGAGATGGCGGCGATTTTGCAACGGACGTTGAGCGGCATTGCGCCGAATGTACCGATCACGGTGCAGAGCTGGTCGGATTCGCTGCAGGGTGAGTTGTTTCCGGCACGCGCGGCGGCGGTGGCACTGGGCGTAATGGGTTTGCTGGCGGCGATGCTGGCGGTGACGGGCATCTTTGGCATGGCGGCTTACAGCGTGAGCCGACGGATGAAAGAGCTGGGCATTCGGGTGGCATTGGGCGCGCGCAGGATGCATGTGATGAGCGCGGCGGTGGGTCGGCCGATGGTGCTGCTGGGGGTGGGATCGGTGGTGGGATTACTGTCGGGGGGCTTCGCCAGCCGGTTGCTGGGGCAGATTGTGTACCAGGCGAATCCGCTTGATCCGGTGGTGGTGGGCGGGGTGGTTTTGACGATGGCGCTGCTGGGGGTTGTTGCTGCTGCTATTCCGGCGCGGAGGGCACTTGGGGTGGATCCGTCGCGGTTGATGCGGGAGGATTGA
- a CDS encoding DUF885 domain-containing protein, whose amino-acid sequence MKFHTYRLSILLLLVVSPMANVALCAQSLKLSPVTQNQGPQSLEDRRKDLNRLFDDYWQDNLRHSPEFASSLGDKRYNDQISDYSVRAYNDGLAREQGFLLRLAAIDTTGMSAQEVTSHDLLLRQFTEDQEAADFKEWEMPFNQMDGIHTVYPELVRQLSFKEVKDYDDWIARLHAIPKAFDQVTQNMEIGIQDRRVPPKFLLQQGLDQVKELAHQKPEDSPLAMPLKSFPASIPAAEQARIKDEMLDAIKKEVLPAYLRFQRFLEVTYVPAGRDEPGISALEDGAKYYAFCIRRSTTTNLTAEQIHQIGLDEVKRDEAEMLVIAKKLGFADLKSFQASLKGNPKLHPASADALMDIFRGHEKDMQAKLPELFGHLPKSQLEVVKIPDYRAKSAAAAYYEEGTADGSRPGHITVNTYNATERSLVDVEAVSYHEGIPGHHMQISIGLEMQNIPEFRKHLGYTAFVEGWALYAEHLGKDAGFYQDPYSDYGRLEADIWRAIRLVVDTGVHSQHWTRDQMVAYFRDHSGIDETNIQSETDRYIGWPAQALAYKMGQMKILELRERAKKALGPKYDIRAFDDEVIDSGALPLDVLEARINDWIATQK is encoded by the coding sequence TTGAAATTTCATACATATCGACTTTCGATCTTGCTGTTGCTCGTCGTTTCGCCAATGGCGAATGTTGCGCTTTGTGCGCAGTCACTCAAACTCAGCCCTGTGACGCAGAATCAGGGCCCGCAGTCGCTTGAGGACAGGCGCAAGGATCTGAACCGTCTCTTCGATGATTATTGGCAGGACAATCTTCGTCACTCGCCTGAGTTTGCTTCTTCGCTCGGAGATAAGCGGTATAACGATCAGATTTCGGATTACTCGGTGCGCGCTTATAACGATGGGCTGGCGCGGGAGCAGGGATTTTTACTGCGTCTGGCAGCGATCGATACCACAGGTATGAGTGCACAGGAAGTGACAAGCCACGATCTGTTGCTGCGGCAGTTTACGGAAGATCAGGAGGCTGCCGATTTCAAAGAGTGGGAGATGCCGTTTAACCAGATGGATGGAATTCACACGGTGTATCCCGAACTGGTGCGGCAATTGAGCTTCAAAGAAGTGAAGGATTACGACGATTGGATAGCCCGGCTTCATGCAATTCCAAAGGCGTTTGACCAGGTAACGCAGAACATGGAGATCGGCATCCAGGATCGTCGTGTGCCGCCGAAGTTTCTGTTGCAGCAGGGGCTGGATCAAGTGAAGGAATTGGCGCATCAGAAGCCGGAGGATTCTCCGCTGGCGATGCCGCTGAAGAGTTTCCCCGCATCGATTCCGGCGGCGGAGCAAGCGCGTATCAAGGACGAGATGCTGGATGCGATCAAGAAGGAAGTACTGCCCGCGTATCTGAGATTTCAGCGTTTTCTCGAAGTGACGTATGTGCCCGCGGGACGCGACGAGCCCGGGATTTCAGCGCTGGAGGATGGGGCGAAGTATTATGCGTTTTGCATCCGGCGCAGCACGACGACGAATCTGACCGCGGAGCAGATCCACCAGATTGGGCTGGATGAGGTAAAGCGCGATGAGGCGGAAATGCTGGTCATCGCAAAGAAGCTGGGCTTCGCAGATCTGAAGAGCTTTCAGGCTTCGCTGAAAGGAAATCCCAAGCTGCATCCGGCGTCTGCGGATGCCTTGATGGATATTTTTCGCGGGCACGAGAAGGATATGCAAGCCAAGCTGCCGGAGCTGTTTGGACATTTGCCCAAGTCTCAGCTTGAGGTGGTAAAGATTCCCGACTACCGTGCCAAGTCCGCCGCCGCAGCTTATTACGAAGAGGGTACAGCGGACGGCAGCAGACCGGGACACATCACCGTGAACACGTATAACGCTACCGAGCGCTCACTGGTGGACGTGGAGGCGGTTTCGTATCACGAGGGAATTCCAGGGCATCACATGCAGATTTCGATTGGGCTTGAGATGCAGAATATCCCCGAGTTCCGCAAGCATCTGGGATATACGGCATTTGTCGAAGGATGGGCTTTGTATGCCGAACATCTGGGCAAGGATGCCGGCTTCTACCAGGATCCCTACTCGGATTACGGGCGTCTGGAGGCGGATATCTGGCGTGCGATTCGGCTGGTCGTGGATACGGGCGTACATTCGCAGCACTGGACGCGGGATCAGATGGTGGCGTACTTCCGCGATCACTCCGGGATAGACGAGACAAATATCCAGTCGGAGACAGACCGTTATATCGGCTGGCCTGCTCAGGCGCTGGCATACAAAATGGGGCAGATGAAGATTCTGGAACTGCGCGAGCGGGCGAAGAAAGCACTGGGGCCGAAATACGATATTCGCGCATTTGACGATGAGGTGATCGATTCAGGTGCGCTGCCGCTGGATGTACTCGAAGCCCGAATAAACGATTGGATTGCCACGCAGAAGTAG
- a CDS encoding ATP-binding protein, producing the protein MRKLDPPDQLRELVDKLRHPFESVVSFASQEPQFTTRDKGLYAYLFARPSRRLATALSIDREVLILFSTFQDQQQRTVKVSRELISESDGRLESTLAIIVHKDPDGNGKLPKWGRSLGVAVLPVFSGRMPTTPEELERHLCYELFSHDPFDVTGPVSDDDNFFGRRNEALDMARKLQTGQIRSCLGIRKIGKTSIINRVINECRSHHDCYSVVMDCSRDEIWAQTAEQLMTSVGEAIRAAIKSLDQYSTVNSPVASLDLPDATSGLLAMIKSASKPIALFIDEVDYITPGSPTTTYWKDGFNRFWRNFRSVYQEALRAEKIVSVMVGGVSAKWFAVGSIGQVENAALALIPEEYLSPLPRGASIAMIKKIARSAGLTFTEDSAAAISAACSDMPFWVRKACSYIHRRTEIANRPVIIQLSTSKLLISEFVKEEGNTLAQVALSHLFRVYPELLDPSLSVLGASPSQILPSNLTILRRYGILASREPIEPSGLMVREALKGIQENITAELLQPTTPNTPSEDASPLGLTEWAEELALINKSRNLLEKRMRQMILNFLRADSIIKKQRGGARERMLASLPTERREPLKAVSADDLAEKLYWLELKAVVVREWPVFSGVFADKRHFEESCDLVNDRPDTHAKDVDAADLALQRRALTWLTERLASA; encoded by the coding sequence ATGCGCAAACTCGATCCCCCAGATCAACTTAGGGAATTGGTTGACAAGCTCCGCCACCCCTTTGAATCCGTCGTCTCCTTTGCATCACAGGAACCGCAATTCACGACTCGCGATAAGGGACTGTATGCGTACCTATTTGCGCGCCCATCTCGGCGGCTCGCGACGGCCCTTTCCATTGATCGCGAAGTATTGATCTTGTTTTCAACATTCCAGGACCAACAACAGCGAACGGTCAAGGTCTCACGCGAGCTAATTTCTGAAAGCGATGGGCGCCTAGAGTCAACCTTGGCGATCATCGTGCATAAAGATCCCGACGGTAACGGAAAGCTGCCTAAGTGGGGACGGAGTCTTGGCGTTGCGGTGCTACCCGTATTTTCCGGCCGAATGCCAACAACTCCGGAAGAGCTTGAAAGACATCTTTGTTATGAACTTTTTAGCCATGATCCATTTGATGTAACCGGCCCAGTAAGCGACGATGACAACTTTTTCGGTCGAAGAAACGAAGCTTTAGATATGGCGCGCAAGCTCCAGACGGGTCAAATACGTTCCTGCTTGGGCATCCGTAAAATAGGAAAGACCTCAATTATAAATCGAGTGATAAATGAGTGTCGTTCTCACCACGACTGTTATAGCGTAGTAATGGACTGCTCTCGAGACGAAATATGGGCACAGACCGCCGAGCAATTAATGACATCAGTAGGCGAAGCAATACGTGCAGCTATCAAAAGCCTCGACCAATATTCAACAGTGAATTCACCAGTTGCTTCTTTGGATCTTCCGGATGCCACCTCAGGTCTGCTTGCGATGATCAAATCCGCATCTAAACCAATAGCCCTGTTTATTGACGAAGTCGATTACATCACGCCTGGAAGCCCCACGACAACTTACTGGAAAGATGGTTTCAACCGATTCTGGAGAAACTTTAGATCCGTATACCAAGAAGCATTACGAGCGGAAAAAATCGTTTCCGTAATGGTGGGCGGCGTGTCTGCAAAGTGGTTTGCTGTCGGATCAATTGGACAGGTAGAGAATGCGGCGCTAGCTCTTATTCCCGAGGAGTACTTAAGCCCGCTACCACGTGGTGCATCAATTGCAATGATCAAGAAAATTGCCCGGTCAGCGGGGCTGACATTCACAGAGGATTCCGCAGCTGCTATTTCTGCAGCGTGCAGCGACATGCCGTTTTGGGTTCGCAAAGCATGCTCATACATTCATCGTCGGACCGAGATTGCAAACAGACCAGTCATTATACAATTATCAACTTCAAAACTTCTTATTTCTGAGTTCGTGAAAGAGGAGGGCAATACGCTCGCGCAAGTTGCACTTTCTCACTTATTTCGGGTTTACCCAGAACTTCTTGATCCATCTCTTAGCGTGCTGGGGGCCAGCCCGTCGCAAATCCTTCCTAGCAACCTCACTATTCTTCGCAGATACGGAATCCTGGCATCACGAGAGCCAATCGAACCGTCTGGGCTTATGGTCAGAGAGGCGCTCAAGGGTATACAGGAGAACATAACTGCCGAGTTACTTCAACCCACCACACCGAATACACCATCAGAAGATGCAAGTCCACTTGGGCTCACTGAATGGGCCGAAGAACTAGCACTCATAAACAAGAGTAGGAATCTTCTCGAAAAGCGAATGCGGCAAATGATTCTGAATTTTCTAAGGGCTGATTCAATAATCAAGAAACAGCGGGGGGGGGCTAGAGAACGAATGCTAGCATCCCTTCCTACTGAGCGAAGAGAGCCACTTAAGGCAGTCTCTGCAGACGACCTGGCCGAAAAACTATATTGGCTTGAACTGAAAGCTGTTGTCGTTCGCGAGTGGCCAGTGTTTTCGGGCGTATTTGCCGACAAACGGCATTTCGAGGAGAGCTGCGACTTGGTGAACGATAGGCCCGATACTCACGCCAAAGACGTTGACGCTGCAGATTTAGCCTTGCAAAGGCGGGCACTTACATGGCTCACTGAAAGGCTCGCATCAGCATAA